The segment CTATATCAAGCAAGAGTGCTGCCGAGACCAGATATTTTTACTCAGAGCGTTCCAGACCAATCAGGTCCCCCGGTAGCAATTTCTGCAACACTACTGACGATCGCCCTAGGGAGAGGTTACGGTAGCAGATAAGTCACCCTTTAACGATCTCAACGTCCAGCACTTATGGCAACAGAACTGGCAATCGATACTCGTGGACTCACTAAGCAATTTGACCGACATATCGCCGTTAATGATGTTCATTTACAAGTCGGTCCCGGGGAAGTTTATGGACTGATTGGACCCAACGGTGCCGGTAAAACGACCTTAATCCGAATGCTGGCGACGGCAGAGGAACCCACAATTGGGGAAATTTATATCAATGGGGAACGCCTCCTCCGGGATAGTAATAATCCCACCCTTAAACGTCGCCTCGGCTATTTGCCCGATGATTTTCCCCTGTATGATGATTTAACAGTTTGGGACTATCTGGACTATTTTGCCCGACTTTATTACCTACGGGAACCCCGGCGCAGTCAGCGTCTTTATGAAGTCTTGGAATTGGTGCAATTAGAGAATAAGCGTACCAGTTCGATTGCTACCTTATCCCGAGGCATGAAACAGCGGCTTTCTCTAGCGCGAACGATTGTCCATGAACCGATTTTACTGCTACTCGATGAGCCAGTTTCGGGGTTAGATCCCATCGCCCGAATGCAGTTTCGGGAAATTATCAAAACCCTGCGCGAAGCGGGGATGACTATTTTGATTTCCTCTCATGTGTTGAGTGACTTGGCGGAATTGTGTACTTCCGTGGGAATTATGGAACTCGGGTATTTGGTGGAAAGTGCGCCTTTAAAAGAACTCTACCAGCGCTTGAGTCGCCAGCAAATTTTAATCGCGACTTTGGGTAAGTTAGAGGCATTAGAAGGGGAACTGAAACAGCATCCCCAAGTCGAGGGATGGGAGGTAAATCCCGATGGCAAAACTTTACGGGTGCATTTTGCGGGGACTCCGGAAGAGAGTGCCAATTTGTTGCGATCGCTCGTGGAGTCGGGGATTCCGTTACATGAATTTCACTCGACCCAGGAAGATTTGGAAACGATTTTCCTGAAATTAGGGCATAAACAGGCATCTTAAGCCCTAGCAAGCAGTTGGGTTGGGTCTGACTAAACTTTCAACCGGAAGTTACGACTCGCTCTCTAAGTTTTAATAATCCTCCAAGAAGAACGGAAATGTTGACACAATTATTACATAATTTGGGGGAAAGCAATCCCCAGTTAGTTCGAGAATTAAAAGGCCGATTAACTCGCCGTTCGGTGGGAATTGTTTTGTTTTTATCGGCCATTAGTCAGTGCCTAATTGTGGGGATTCATTCTCAAAAAAATTGTCTCGGCTGGTCCGAGGAAATTGTTGGCGGATACTGTCAACAGTATGAAACGGTGATTCAGTGGGAATTTGCCTTTAATAGTCTCAGTTTCATGCTGCCGTTACTGTTATTCGCCGGAGGCGTTTATTTATTAAGTAGCGATTTAGTGAAGGAAAAACGCCGAGGAACCCTCAATTTTCTGCGGTTGAGTCCCCGAACCAGTCAAAACATTTTGCTTGGTAAATTGCTTGGGGTTCCGGTTCTGTTGTACCTGGGACTCGGGTTGGCGATTCCCTTACATTTGAGCTGTGCGATCGCCGCCGGTGTTCCCCTCGGGTGGCTCTTTGGTTTTTACGCCGTCATCGCTGCCTCGGCTACTTTTCTATATACGGCATCTCTTCTAAATGCCTTATTTGTGGCTGAAGTGCAATATCAAGCGATCGTCAGTAGTGCTTTAGCCGGTTGGTTGGGTTTCAGTGTTGTCTCGTTTATTTTGTACTACTTGAGCTGGGATGACAGCAACTTTAACTGGTTTGAATTTAAGTGGTTTTTCTGGACCTATCAAGAAAGAAATTATCATCTAGTATTTTCCTGGCTATTCATCAGTTTACTGGGTGGAATTTACTGGATTTGGCAAGGGCTGAATCGTCAGTTTAATAATCCGAATGGCACGTTATTAAGTAAAGCTCAAAGTTATGGGTTATCAGCCAGCGTTCAAATCTGGATGCTGGGGTTGTTCTATCCCTGGATTTCTCCGATTTCTATCGAAGAGAATTTGATGCCGATGATGTTGATTGTGTCCATCTTAACGGGGATCATGTTTCTGTTGATTATTCCGGCGATTTCTCCCCAACGACCAACCCTCGTGGAGTGGGCGCGCTATGCTCATAAAGAGCGG is part of the Laspinema palackyanum D2c genome and harbors:
- a CDS encoding ABC transporter ATP-binding protein, which produces MATELAIDTRGLTKQFDRHIAVNDVHLQVGPGEVYGLIGPNGAGKTTLIRMLATAEEPTIGEIYINGERLLRDSNNPTLKRRLGYLPDDFPLYDDLTVWDYLDYFARLYYLREPRRSQRLYEVLELVQLENKRTSSIATLSRGMKQRLSLARTIVHEPILLLLDEPVSGLDPIARMQFREIIKTLREAGMTILISSHVLSDLAELCTSVGIMELGYLVESAPLKELYQRLSRQQILIATLGKLEALEGELKQHPQVEGWEVNPDGKTLRVHFAGTPEESANLLRSLVESGIPLHEFHSTQEDLETIFLKLGHKQAS